AGCGATATGCCCAAATAAAAATCTTTTCAATCGCTTCAGATAACCGATCTGTAGCAAATTTATCGATATAAAAAATCAATGCAGAATCAAACAAGGTTCGCACATAACGATCCCCATCCCTATTTCTTGCATCATATGAATTCAATATTTTGATAATTCTATTCGCTCGATCCTGTAGTGTCGCACCAAATATAGAAATCTTCTCAGACTGATCTTGATGATCCACTACTTTACTGATCTGTTTTTCATAGAGCTCAACCATTTCAAAAAATCGACGACCGTTAATGATCATTTGATCAAGCTGAAATGGGAAACTCATTTCTTGTCGATCTATTTGCCGTTGATATTGTGCGTTATAGTCATCAATAAAATAATGCGCTATGCGTAATGGTTCTAAATATGGATGATGGTCTGATTGCCCAAGATGAATACCTTTAAAAAGATGCACATGATCTTTATTGAAAAATCTTGCGGACTTTCCTCTTGACCAAAGACGAATACGGAATAGATAGTTCGAAAATAACTTTGCCAAATGAGCCGAGTCTAAACTTTCCCAATAAGCAACAGTTTCAGCTTTTAAGTGTTGTTCCTGCGCAGAAAATTCTCGTAGATGATAAGCTTTTAAAAGATCATGCGGTTCTAAATCACGGCCACGTGCATTTTGTGAATCAAAAAACTGAAATGCCTCTGAAACATCATCTAAAATAAAAACCGCAACCTGACAATTATTGAGTAAAAAATCAATATCTTGTTCCGAAAAGTTTACTGAAACGATCCTTTTAGCGACATTAAAGTTCTGATAAATATTGTAATGGCTAATATCACTATTAAATTTTTGCTTGCTCATGAAAGCATCAATTTTCTCCGATATTTCATTTAAATCTTCGTTTAGATGCTCTTGTTTTAAATCTAATTCTGGCTTCTGAATAATCGCCCAAACAAGCAGCATTAAAGTTAAAGTTCGTTGCTGTCCATCCACAATATCTATATTTTCATCACTATCACTATTTGGGTTACGATGTAATACGATCGTACCTAGTCGATAAGCAGATTTATCATGATGCTCTTGTATGTCGTTAACGAGAGCATTTAAATTCTTTTCCGTCCACTTATACGGACGTTGGTAATGAGGAATAACCAAATGATCTAAACTTAATAGCAATTTTTTTAATGACCAAATCCCTGTTTTCAGTTGATCAACTTGATGCTGAGCCATAAAAGATTATCCTAAAAATAAATTTTTTATTGTTAAAGTTGTTATTTCATACCTTGATGCAATTTATAGCCATACCCATAATCTAGAACAAAAGTTTTTGTAGATTCACAAATATTTGCTTCAATTAACTGGCTAAGTAGCTGTTCTGAATGAGAATACCCAATTAAAAAATGGCGTTGTAAACTCGATACAGAAACGACACCCACTTCCTCTGTGAATAATTTGGCACGTTCAAAAAGATCATCTGATTGCATAATTTCCCCATTCTCAATGAATTAAATTTTTGCTCGTACTAAGACCATACTGACATTGTCATACGCCTGTTTTGAATCTAATGACGCTTTCATATTGAGTAACCATGTTCGAAGCTCCATATCTGCTTTTAAAGGAAGCCATTCCCCACACTCCATCACATCATGCACACCATCGGTACAAACCAATAAGGCATCATTCTCAGTCAAATATTCTTCTGTTTTTGTAAAATCCATCACTTCATGCAAGGGATCAGCACAAAAGTATTGTAATAATGCACCATAAATACTGGCGTAGTTTTCTCCTGCTCTTAGCTCGCCACTTTCTCTTAACTGTTCAAGATAATTGTGATCTCTAGTCAGGCAATGCCACTTTTGATCATGTTGGCTAAACAAATAAACTCGACTATCGCCAAGATGTTGAATGGTCACAAAACTTTGATCGCCATCATTTTGAATGAATGCGAGTGTTGAACTTGCGCCAAAACTATTTTTCTGATGTGCTAATTGATCAACAAGATACTGCTGAATGGTAAATGCTTGACAAGGTTCTATCTTTTTATTTTGCATTAAAGCTTTTAAGACCGTATAGGATGCTTGCTCAGCTGCTGGACTATTGCTAATCCCATCCGCTACAGCAACACACCACTGTTCTTTGTCAGAATGGCTATATAGTTTAGTGATGAGTCCATCATGTTGAATAACTTTATTTTCAATCAAAATGGCATCTTGTTGGCACTTTGACCTTGCCTTCCATGTCAGACCTTGCATTTCAAAAGTACTCATCACACCGATCTCATACTTGATAGTGATTTTCTTTTTATCAAAATCAGATAACACAATCAAGAGAAATTTTATTTAAATTATTGATTAATAATAAATTATTTATTAAAAAACTTACTTTACGCTTTTTAATTCTCATTCATGTCTAACTATTTAAGTAAAAATGTAACAAAATATTTTTCAAGCTAAATCATGATTTAAGACGATACCTTTGCTTCGGACTCTTCGGCTTATCAGGAATGGTACGTTTAATCAAACCAGCTTCTATGGCAGGGTTCAAGTAATTCTTCTGAAAAGTAGCTCGATGGTTTAAACCCACCAATTGCATCAACTCAGCCAAAGTGTATTCTTCTTGTTTCATTGCCGAAATTAAACGCTGAACTTGGTCGCTCACTTGAGCGGTAGCATGATCGCTATCTTGAGCGGTATCAGTAGAACTCAGAATGGCATCTAAAATCATCTGTAAGATGAATTCTATAAATGGGGCTGAGTCTGTTCGGTCAGTGCTAGCTTGCAAAGCCTCATAGTAGGCTTTTTGGTTTTGATAGATCAGGCTCTCAACAGGGATATTAACAAAGATTGGATTCCATCGACTCAAGATCAATGTTTGCCATAGTCTCCCCATCCGACCATTGCCATCTGCAAATGGATGAATAAATTCAAACTCATAATGGAATACTGAGCTTTGAATCAGTGGATGCACATCACTGTCATTCAACCAATCGAGCAAATCAACCATCAAGCGGTTGATCTGATTCGCAGCTGGAGCCATATGCACCACTCGATCACCTGACATTACGCCGACACCACCATGACGATACTGACCGATTTCATCGATCAAACCTGTCATTAAAATTTGATGCGCTTGTAATAAGTCGGCTTCTTGACTTGGTTGCCACTGCTGAAAGGCTTCATAGGCTTTGATAGCGTTACGTACTTCCTGAACTTCTTTCGGAGGTGCAATTACGGTTTTACCATTAAGTATCGCCGTGATTTGTTCTGTACTAAGGGTATTGCCTTCAATCGCAAGCGACCCTTGAATGGTACGGATACGATTGGCTTTGCGTAATTTCAGACTATCTTGAATTTCCTCTAAAACAGTCAAACGCCCTACATTCTCACTGATCTGTGCAATCAGATGAATGATTTTAGAGGTGATGGTATAAGGCGGTTGGTATTTCATTATTAGCTTACTCAACTAACCTTATGACTTAATCTAAAAACTATTTTTAAAACTAGCACATTCAATTAGCTTATAAATAAATTAAAAATATTGGTTCTAAATTTTTAAACCAATCTCTTGAAAAAAAGTATTCATATCGATACAACGAACCCCAAAATCATAAGCAATATCAGGAACTTTAGGGTGTTGCGTAGGTTGATTTTTATTTAAACTAATATTTTTAACTTCACTTGTTACAATCACTAAATTATCTTTTTTTGCAATTGCGATCAGCCATCCATCTGCTATTTTTTCATGTGTCCAACTTTTGTCATTTGTTAAGGCTTTCTCACTATAACAATCATGTGTTGCAATATGTTGAATAACTTCACCCCATAAATCAGCATAGTCTTTGTATCTACAAGAAGCTCCTGTAAAGTGTTCTTCAAGCCATTTTTTAAAACGTTCATCTTGATAATGTTCATTAACAACAATATCTGGAAGTACTACTTGTGAATTGATGATCACTTTAATTTTCTCCCAAAAACTTGGAAAAAAATCAAATTGAACCGTACCGGGTTTGTCGGAGACTTTTTATTTAAGTTAGGCCACGTGACCTAACGGGTTAATCTTATCATAGTACATTGCTTCAAACTCAAAAGGCGATACATAACCCAATGCGCTGTGTACACGCTTTTTGTTGAACCAATCTACCCAATTTAATGTCGCAAGTTGTACATCCGCTAAACCTTGCCAGTCTGCTTTTAAATATTCAATCACCTCTGTTTTGTATAAGCCATTCACTGTTTCAGCCAAAGCGTTATCGTATGAATCACCGGTCGTACCGACTGATGCTCGTAAATTTGCTGCTTCTAAACGATTGGTATAGCGAATGGAAAGATATTGAACCCCTCTGTCACTATGGTGAATCACATTCTTTGGCATGTCTCGAGCATGTAACGCTTGCTCAAGTGCATCGAGCACCATATCTGTATTCATCCGTGTCGATACTTTCCATCCAACAATTGCTCGTGAGAAGACATCAATAATAAATGCAGTATAAACCCAACCTGAATTTGTTTGAATATACGTGAAGTCAGCGACCCATAGCTGGTCAGGATGATCAGCACTAAAATTGCGTTTCACCAAGTCATCTGCTCGTTTTTGATCCTCTCGGCTACGGGTAGTTTGTTTATTCTTACCACGCCAAACACCTTGTATACCTAGTTTTTGCATCAATCGAGCAACTGTACAGCGAGCAATAACATAGCCTTCACGTTTCAATTTTTGCCAAACTTTACGCACACCATATCGACCTGAACTTTCCTTCCAAATTCGTTTAATTTGTTCAGCATGATGCAAGTCATGTAGATCTCGCTTTGCTCGATGTTCTGGGTTTTCAACGAAATCTAGTGTTCGATAATAGGTAGAAGCCGCGATCGGTAAAATCCTGCAAATCGCCTCAACACCATATAACGCCTTATTGTTATGGATGAAATCTACCATTATTTGTGTGGGCGGTCGAGCTCCGCCTGGGCGAAAAAAGCGGCTGCTTTACGTAGAATTTCGTTAGCACGTTGCAGTTCTTTATTTTCACGTTCGAGTTGTTTAATACGTTCTTGATCTGAAAGTTGCTGTACTTTAATTGGGTTTTGTTTATCTAAATATTTTTGATACCAAACACGTAGAGTTTCAGGAGTACAACCTATCTTGGGAGCAATAGCGGTGATCGCAGCCCAATTCGATGGATAATCTTTCTCGGATTCAATCAATAATTCAACCGCTCTTTCTCTGATTTCAGGGGTATATTTTACTTTTTTCATCGGGACATTCTCTCAGAAAGCTTGGTCTCCGACAAACCCGGTACGGTTCAAATTGATAATATCTTTCATAAAAGTTGATATAAATATTAGTGTCCAATAAATACTTAGTCATTGCCACCTCTATTCATCAAAATTTTATATCCTTTAAAACCAACACCTACAATATTAAATGCATCTGTATATGAGATACGATCATGATTTACTGCATTCATTACATATTTAAAAAATCTATTATCGACCCTAAATCTAATGTTATTTGTATAACTTCCACCATTAGATTCACTTGGTAAAAAACGTTCAAGACTTTCCTTTAGGTCTCTAGTTCTACTCTGGTATTCTTCGCGTGTTATTTTATTTAAGTCCAATAGTCTTCTAATAATTACAAATTCACTGACTTTAAATTTTCTAGCTAAAAAATTACTATCTGTTGAATTAGACTGTAAGAAAATCTCTTGGGGAACTAAAATTTCTGCTGTTACTTTATTTATAAATGCTTCAGTTCGATCAAATTGATAATCACCAGCATCTACAATATTAAATATTTCTTCAGTACCTACAAAAATATGCACTAACTCATGTACTAATGTAAAAAGTTGCCCAGTCTTAGTATCCTTTTGATTAATAAAAATTATAGGGGCTTTATGGTCAAGTAATACAAAACCTCGGAATTCCTTCACACTAAGAGGACGATGTGTATTGTCTTTCACTTTACCATTAAAAAAAACAAATACACCAATATCATTAATCTTATCACGTAGATAGTTTAATGGATTATCAGCCTGATTCTGAAAAAACAAAGGAATTTCTAGCTTATTACGTATTTTTTGAGCCACCTCTAGAAAATTGGAATCAATAGAAAATTGACCTACAAAATCTAAATTGTCAGTAATTTCATTCTTCAAAAATTCCTGTTTGATTTCCATTTCTGCAATGGTGTCTCTTAACTCTTCACTTGCTTCATCGATTGAATCTGACTCAAGTGTCCTGAAGTCCAATCGCTTGATGTCAATATCAATAGTTTTATTCAGTAATAAAAGACCCGTTGGAACATTAATCTTTTTTGCTATTTCAGATAACTGATTAAAAGTTGGCTGTTTTTCTCCACTTAAAAATTGATCTAAATTATTAATTTTCGTTCTTAAAACACTCAAAGAAATTTGGGCATTTTGAACATAATAATTCAATGTGTTGGTGTCGATATGCATTGACATTACATTCCCTCCTCTATGCCCATTTGACCTTGTCATATGCTAACATAAATTAACTGTGCAATACTGTCTATAAACATTAACAACAGCACGGCACAATTTGACGTGAAATTTTAAATAGAACTATTTTGAAACCTTCTTTTTCGTCCGTGTATAAATATGCTTAGCCAATCGCTTAGCAACCTTTTTACGCAATTCATCCGTACTCATTACCTTATTACAGACTTCCTCATTTCCTGCAAGTCGAACAAGAAACAGATCAATTAACTTTCCAGATAAATACTCTGTAAAACTATCTAGAGAGTTTGCATTCACCGCTTGTACGATCTCTTCATTTTCAATAGCTGCTTGCTCAACCTGATCAAAGAACAATTGATCAGCTACTGTAAAATCAGTGCCAAAAGCTTCATTCAATTCATCAATCAGATGCGATACATTATCTGTAGACTCTGCCTGCCCTGTTCCCACATCCGTTGAACCTTTCAAGGCATTCGCTTCACCATGCCCTAAATCGATACTATTTTCACTTAACTTCTGTAGTCGATAAAATTGAAGTTCAACAATTTTTGATAAATCAACTTCATTTTCTTTAGAGCCTTTAGGTAACTTTTGTAGTAATGCTTTTAAATACGCATAGCGTTGCTCATGCTCAGAATCTGTAAAATCCATGATTTGCGAGACAAACAGATATAAATTCAAATAGCTTTGTAATTGGCTTTTAAATAGTTTTTGTTGCTCTTGTTGATGCACAAGATCATCAGGATGAATTTTCTTATATTTATCAACAGCACGATCAATAATACTATTCAACTGCTTATGTTCATGCCCCGTTAGCTTGCTTCGATCCTTAAACCAAATGTTGGCAAACTCATTTAAATCAGCATCAAAGTAAAACTTCCATTGATCCAACGTATGACCAAGCTCATTCAACTTTTGCTCATTTGGAATATCACCAAGTTTTGTCAGCTCGTAAAATGGCTTAAATGCTTTATAAATATCTTCATGGGTATTCACAAAATCCAATACAAAAGTATCTTCTTTACCATAAGCACAACGGTTTAGACGAGATAAGGTTTGTACTGCTTGGATTCCTGATAACTTCTTATCTACAAACATGGTGTGTAGTAAGGGCTGGTCAAATCCTGTTTGATATTTTTCAGCAACCAAGAGTACTTGATAATCATCAGTATCAAATTGATCTGGAAGCTCAGTTTCTTTAAAACCATTCATTTTAGGTTCTGTATATTCAGTACCATCAACCTCTAGTTTTCCAGAAAATGCGACTAAGGATTTAATTCCTGTATACTTTTTTTCTTTAATATATTCATCAAATGCGAGTTTATAGCGTACTGCTTGCTCACGAGAATTCGTAACAACCATAGCTTTGGCACGACCACCAATTCGATGCATCGTCACAGTTCTAAAATGCTCGACAATGATTTCTACTTTCTGAGCAATCACGCTTGGATGCATGGAAACAAAACGAGCCATTAAGGCTTTAGTTTTATTTTTTGCAAGTTCTGGATCATTGTCAGCAATTTTGATTAATTTATAGTATTGCCCATAAGTCGTGTAGTTTGCCAGCACATCTAAAATAAAGCCTTCTTGAACCGCCTGCTTCATACTGTAATGATGAAATGGAGCTTCTCCGTTATCACCTGCTTCATCAAAGCAAGCGAGTGTTTTCCATTTGGGTGTAGCAGTAAAGGCAAAGAAACTTAAGTTAGGTTGGCGACTACGCTTTGACGCTTCTGCAAATAAATGCTTTTTCACGTCATCGGTCAGTTCGCTTTCATCCTCATCGCCATCATCTAAAAACTCTTGAGCAATTGCAGATTCAATCCCATCCTTATTTAGAATTTTACGCAATTCCATTGCAGTTTCACCACTTTGTGAACTGTGGGCTTCATCGACAATAACAGCAAAATTCTTACCTTCTGTACTTAAATCAACCTTAATGCCTTTTTTCGCTTGAGTACGAATAGACTGCATGATGTATGGGAATTTTTGGATTGTGGTAATAATGATTGGTACATTTGAAGCTAAGGCATTGGTGAGCTGTAAGGTATTTTCATCAATCTTTTGAACCACACCATCTTTATGCTCAAACTGTGCAATGGTTTCTTGTAACTGTCGATCAAGTACAATACGGTCAGTAATCACAATAATGGAATTAAAAATTTTCTGATCATCTGCATTATGCATCGATGCCAATTGGTGTGCGAGCCAAGCAATAGTATTTGATTTGCCTGAGCCTGCTGAGTGTTGAATTAAGTAATTATGACCTGAACCATTGGCTTTACTGTGTTTCGTTAATTTACGCACAGCATCTAATTGATGGTAACGTGGGAAAATCATGGTTTCTTTTTCGATGTATCGAAAACCAGTTTCAGTTCTAATTTTTTTGGTTTCTACACTCAAATGCATGTATCGCGCAAAGATTTCCATAAAGCTATGACGAGCTAAAGTTTCTGTCCACAGGTAATGCGTGCGTACATCACCTTCTACAGGTGGATTACCCTTACCATTTAAATAACCTTTGTTGAAAGGTAGAAAAAATGTATTTTCCCCATCCAACTTGGTGGTCATATAGACGTCACAGGTATCTACAGCAAAATGAACTAAGGTACGTTTTTTAAAATCGAATAAACGTCCTTTTGCATTGCGATCTTTTTTAAATTGAATTTTGGCATCTTCAACATTCCAACCCGATGCTGAAAACTCATTTTTAAGCTCAAGCGTAATCAGTGGAATCCCATTGAGTGAAAGCACCATATCTGGAATTTCATTAAATTCTGTATGAAGCTGACGTGTACATTTGAGTACGTTAGCATCGTATTGTTCTTGGGTGGTTTTATTGATACTGGTATTGGGTGCAAAGTATGCCATTTTGATTTTTTTACCAAAGCATTTAAAGCCTTGGCGTAAAACCGATAATGCGCCTTCAGTATCTAAGGCATGTGCCAAATCATTGACAATACGAGTTTCTGTTTCATCTTTACATGAGTTATGGATTTTTTCCCAAGTTTTTGGTTGCGTTTCCTGAATAAAGGCAACGACATCCTTAGGAAATAAAGCAATTCTTGGGTCATAGTCTTTCGGGTTGCCTTTTACATAACCACCAGCCGTTGTTAAGCTTTGCTCGATGGCTTGTTCAAAATAATATTCGCTATGCATGGCATTTCCCCCAAAAAAATATGACCCAATGATTTTTTAGTTTAGTTTAAGATTTCGAACATCGATTTTCCCTGTCACCACTTGCGTGATTAAGGTTGAGCGATATTCCCTTAAGACCTGAATAGTTTGATGTACTTTATCAACCATACCATCAATGTCGTGAACTCCTTCGGCAATAAAGTTTGAGATAAACTCCTGCTCTTCTAGAGGAGGCACAGCAACTTTCAAATATGATAACCTTTCAGCTTTGATACCAATAGCAGTCGATCCACTTGAATAGGTGTACAAACTATCCTGAAAAGATCTAGAAAGCATAAAGTACTTTAAGAATGTATTATTAATAACGTCTTTTTTTCCTCTAAACTTGATAATTCGCTGAGCTAAAGCTATATCAGTTTTATCAATCTGAGCAATCTCACCTAAAGGTGCTTCGGTTGTTAATAATACATCTCCAATTTCTGGTAAACCTCTAGACATAATATCTAAGTACAAATCTTCTTCGACATATTCTTTAGATAACGAATAGTCGATAAAACCATTTTTAATATTTCTCGCTGTTACTAAAAAAACACCCTGTTCGACTTTTTCAGGAGTCTTACCACGATAATCAACAATAGAAGCTAATGACTTCTTAAGCCCCATTATTTTCCAATGTTTAGGAATATCACCTATCCATTTAATTCCTGTTTTTTTCATCTCTACAGTAGGATTTAAGCCCTTTGTCACCGCATGAGAAATCAAAGCCACTCGTTGTTCAGCCAATTTTTCCAATAGAGTTTCTTGCTTGGCAATTAAAGCATCAACTTGGGCAAGGCGTTTATCTAAAAAATCTGCAATGAATTTTTGTTCTGATAATGGTAATTCAACAATCGGCAATCGGACTAAATCAGTTGAATTAATAGCGGGATAACTTACGCCAACAGAATTCGCGACAATATTTCCCACCATACCTTCTGACTGAATCCAATAACCAATGAATTTTGAGTCGAACTTTTCTGAAGGTCGAAGCACTGCAAATCCTGTTGAGGCAATTAAATTTTCCTCAGCAGA
The DNA window shown above is from Acinetobacter piscicola and carries:
- a CDS encoding DUF262 domain-containing protein produces the protein MAQHQVDQLKTGIWSLKKLLLSLDHLVIPHYQRPYKWTEKNLNALVNDIQEHHDKSAYRLGTIVLHRNPNSDSDENIDIVDGQQRTLTLMLLVWAIIQKPELDLKQEHLNEDLNEISEKIDAFMSKQKFNSDISHYNIYQNFNVAKRIVSVNFSEQDIDFLLNNCQVAVFILDDVSEAFQFFDSQNARGRDLEPHDLLKAYHLREFSAQEQHLKAETVAYWESLDSAHLAKLFSNYLFRIRLWSRGKSARFFNKDHVHLFKGIHLGQSDHHPYLEPLRIAHYFIDDYNAQYQRQIDRQEMSFPFQLDQMIINGRRFFEMVELYEKQISKVVDHQDQSEKISIFGATLQDRANRIIKILNSYDARNRDGDRYVRTLFDSALIFYIDKFATDRLSEAIEKIFIWAYRCRISQYSVQLATIDNYVLEKNIFSLLKYAQSPSELIGWSLPIVDKQQGTNVVPLVELFKELNYL
- a CDS encoding DNA translocase FtsK, coding for MQSDDLFERAKLFTEEVGVVSVSSLQRHFLIGYSHSEQLLSQLIEANICESTKTFVLDYGYGYKLHQGMK
- a CDS encoding PP2C family protein-serine/threonine phosphatase; the protein is MSTFEMQGLTWKARSKCQQDAILIENKVIQHDGLITKLYSHSDKEQWCVAVADGISNSPAAEQASYTVLKALMQNKKIEPCQAFTIQQYLVDQLAHQKNSFGASSTLAFIQNDGDQSFVTIQHLGDSRVYLFSQHDQKWHCLTRDHNYLEQLRESGELRAGENYASIYGALLQYFCADPLHEVMDFTKTEEYLTENDALLVCTDGVHDVMECGEWLPLKADMELRTWLLNMKASLDSKQAYDNVSMVLVRAKI
- a CDS encoding Fic family protein, giving the protein MKYQPPYTITSKIIHLIAQISENVGRLTVLEEIQDSLKLRKANRIRTIQGSLAIEGNTLSTEQITAILNGKTVIAPPKEVQEVRNAIKAYEAFQQWQPSQEADLLQAHQILMTGLIDEIGQYRHGGVGVMSGDRVVHMAPAANQINRLMVDLLDWLNDSDVHPLIQSSVFHYEFEFIHPFADGNGRMGRLWQTLILSRWNPIFVNIPVESLIYQNQKAYYEALQASTDRTDSAPFIEFILQMILDAILSSTDTAQDSDHATAQVSDQVQRLISAMKQEEYTLAELMQLVGLNHRATFQKNYLNPAIEAGLIKRTIPDKPKSPKQRYRLKS
- a CDS encoding IS3 family transposase (programmed frameshift); this translates as MKKVKYTPEIRERAVELLIESEKDYPSNWAAITAIAPKIGCTPETLRVWYQKYLDKQNPIKVQQLSDQERIKQLERENKELQRANEILRKAAGFFRPGGARPPTQIMVDFIHNNKALYGVEAICRILPIAASTYYRTLDFVENPEHRAKRDLHDLHHAEQIKRIWKESSGRYGVRKVWQKLKREGYVIARCTVARLMQKLGIQGVWRGKNKQTTRSREDQKRADDLVKRNFSADHPDQLWVADFTYIQTNSGWVYTAFIIDVFSRAIVGWKVSTRMNTDMVLDALEQALHARDMPKNVIHHSDRGVQYLSIRYTNRLEAANLRASVGTTGDSYDNALAETVNGLYKTEVIEYLKADWQGLADVQLATLNWVDWFNKKRVHSALGYVSPFEFEAMYYDKINPLGHVA
- a CDS encoding ImmA/IrrE family metallo-endopeptidase, which codes for MSMHIDTNTLNYYVQNAQISLSVLRTKINNLDQFLSGEKQPTFNQLSEIAKKINVPTGLLLLNKTIDIDIKRLDFRTLESDSIDEASEELRDTIAEMEIKQEFLKNEITDNLDFVGQFSIDSNFLEVAQKIRNKLEIPLFFQNQADNPLNYLRDKINDIGVFVFFNGKVKDNTHRPLSVKEFRGFVLLDHKAPIIFINQKDTKTGQLFTLVHELVHIFVGTEEIFNIVDAGDYQFDRTEAFINKVTAEILVPQEIFLQSNSTDSNFLARKFKVSEFVIIRRLLDLNKITREEYQSRTRDLKESLERFLPSESNGGSYTNNIRFRVDNRFFKYVMNAVNHDRISYTDAFNIVGVGFKGYKILMNRGGND
- a CDS encoding type I restriction endonuclease subunit R, with the protein product MHSEYYFEQAIEQSLTTAGGYVKGNPKDYDPRIALFPKDVVAFIQETQPKTWEKIHNSCKDETETRIVNDLAHALDTEGALSVLRQGFKCFGKKIKMAYFAPNTSINKTTQEQYDANVLKCTRQLHTEFNEIPDMVLSLNGIPLITLELKNEFSASGWNVEDAKIQFKKDRNAKGRLFDFKKRTLVHFAVDTCDVYMTTKLDGENTFFLPFNKGYLNGKGNPPVEGDVRTHYLWTETLARHSFMEIFARYMHLSVETKKIRTETGFRYIEKETMIFPRYHQLDAVRKLTKHSKANGSGHNYLIQHSAGSGKSNTIAWLAHQLASMHNADDQKIFNSIIVITDRIVLDRQLQETIAQFEHKDGVVQKIDENTLQLTNALASNVPIIITTIQKFPYIMQSIRTQAKKGIKVDLSTEGKNFAVIVDEAHSSQSGETAMELRKILNKDGIESAIAQEFLDDGDEDESELTDDVKKHLFAEASKRSRQPNLSFFAFTATPKWKTLACFDEAGDNGEAPFHHYSMKQAVQEGFILDVLANYTTYGQYYKLIKIADNDPELAKNKTKALMARFVSMHPSVIAQKVEIIVEHFRTVTMHRIGGRAKAMVVTNSREQAVRYKLAFDEYIKEKKYTGIKSLVAFSGKLEVDGTEYTEPKMNGFKETELPDQFDTDDYQVLLVAEKYQTGFDQPLLHTMFVDKKLSGIQAVQTLSRLNRCAYGKEDTFVLDFVNTHEDIYKAFKPFYELTKLGDIPNEQKLNELGHTLDQWKFYFDADLNEFANIWFKDRSKLTGHEHKQLNSIIDRAVDKYKKIHPDDLVHQQEQQKLFKSQLQSYLNLYLFVSQIMDFTDSEHEQRYAYLKALLQKLPKGSKENEVDLSKIVELQFYRLQKLSENSIDLGHGEANALKGSTDVGTGQAESTDNVSHLIDELNEAFGTDFTVADQLFFDQVEQAAIENEEIVQAVNANSLDSFTEYLSGKLIDLFLVRLAGNEEVCNKVMSTDELRKKVAKRLAKHIYTRTKKKVSK
- a CDS encoding restriction endonuclease subunit S, producing the protein MSQLPRYESYKDSGVQWLGEIPNHWNVKQLKFAVTCNDEALGENTELDYEILYVDISSVSLTEGIKHKEELLFENAPSRARRVVKSGDVLVSTVRTYLKAITYVESAEENLIASTGFAVLRPSEKFDSKFIGYWIQSEGMVGNIVANSVGVSYPAINSTDLVRLPIVELPLSEQKFIADFLDKRLAQVDALIAKQETLLEKLAEQRVALISHAVTKGLNPTVEMKKTGIKWIGDIPKHWKIMGLKKSLASIVDYRGKTPEKVEQGVFLVTARNIKNGFIDYSLSKEYVEEDLYLDIMSRGLPEIGDVLLTTEAPLGEIAQIDKTDIALAQRIIKFRGKKDVINNTFLKYFMLSRSFQDSLYTYSSGSTAIGIKAERLSYLKVAVPPLEEQEFISNFIAEGVHDIDGMVDKVHQTIQVLREYRSTLITQVVTGKIDVRNLKLN